A single region of the Triticum dicoccoides isolate Atlit2015 ecotype Zavitan chromosome 2B, WEW_v2.0, whole genome shotgun sequence genome encodes:
- the LOC119365643 gene encoding nucleolin-like, with product MAHNRDNDTQSGNNVADDMSEDDLSSDASPFSSGNSNGSPVVFNITDRDMDDEIITVQSSPPEDSPPDKRKSLLENKKKKKKRKVTEDEDNKMEEESDGKEDNAGEEEEEDSEEEEEDSEEEEDE from the exons ATGGCTCATAATAGAGATAATGATACTCAGTCGGGAAACAATGTTGCGG ATGATATGAGTGAGGATGACTTATCCTCTGATGCATCACCTTTTTCTTCGGGGAATTCAAATG GTAGTCCGGTCGTTTTCAATATCACCGATAGGGACATGGACGACGAAATTATAACAGTTCAGAGTTCACCCCCTGAAGATAGCCCACCCGATAAGCGAAAATCACTTttggagaataagaagaagaagaagaagagaaaggttACAGAGGACGAGGATAACAAAATGGAGGAGGAATCAGATGGGAAGGAGGACAACGcaggcgaggaggaagaggaggacagtgaggaggaggaggaggacagtgaggaggaggaggatgagtga